A genomic region of Metopolophium dirhodum isolate CAU chromosome 1, ASM1992520v1, whole genome shotgun sequence contains the following coding sequences:
- the LOC132953796 gene encoding uncharacterized protein LOC132953796 gives MERNDIVALRCKFLRQMCTLRKNKDDRPVVYLDETWVNQNHSRTLIWQNENNSGGLKVPTGKGGRLIVCHAGCSRYGFIEGSKLVFRSNTGNTTDYHNQMNGEVFKEWFIQLLKNLEEPSVIVMDNAPYHSILRDKYPKSNWRKTEVQQWLNEKNIEFHPLETLPELRQKVKNLLPREKKYELDDIAIEMGHEVIRLPPYHCKYNPIELIWAQVKGQVAKFNNTFKMVDIERLTHEALDAVTIDDWTKCVRHAEEIQDEDNKNEIMRDTMIEPIIMTILPDDSDWSDDEEDIDEENHG, from the coding sequence ATGGAGAGGAATGATATCGTCGCACTTCGGTGTAAATTTTTACGACAAATGTGTACGCTGCGAAAAAATAAAGACGATCGTCCAGTGGTTTATCTCGATGAAACGTGGGTAAACCAAAACCATTCACGCACCCTTATTtggcaaaatgaaaataattctggTGGTCTGAAGGTGCCGACGGGTAAAGGAGGCCGACTTATTGTATGCCATGCAGGATGTAGTCGCTACGGGTTTATAGAAGGGTCAAAATTGGTATTTCGAAGCAATACCGGAAATACCACGGATTATCATAATCAGATGAATGGTGAAGTATTCAAAGAGTGGTTTATTCAACTGCTTAAAAATCTAGAAGAGCCATCAGTTATAGTCATGGACAATGCGCCTTACCATTCAATCCTCAGAGACAAATATCCGAAAAGTAATTGGAGAAAAACCGAAGTACAACAAtggttaaatgaaaaaaatattgagttccATCCATTGGAAACATTACCTGAACTTcggcaaaaagttaaaaacctattgccacgtgaaaaaaaatatgagctgGATGACATTGCAATTGAAATGGGTCATGAGGTAATCCGTCTTCCACCATACCACTGTAAGTATAACCCAATTGAGTTAATTTGGGCTCAAGTTAAGGGCCAAGTAGCGaaatttaacaatacttttaaaatggttGATATTGAGCGGTTAACACACGAGGCATTAGATGCAGTAACAATAGACGACTGGACGAAATGCGTTCGTCATGCAGAAGAAATTCAGGACGAGGacaacaaaaatgaaataatgagGGACACCATGATAGAACcaataattatgacaatattaccaGATGACAGTGACTGGAGTGATGATGAAGAAGATATTGACGAAGAAAACCACGGATAA